In Fibrobacter sp. UWR3, one DNA window encodes the following:
- a CDS encoding TolC family protein: protein MSRNFALLSALALSLAIPSWAGKTYTREEAINIALEKSSDVKSAEEDLKSASSQVTAGYGNAYPTIDLSATVTRIFGLDDVEKTSDLADAAANMAAGTDENGNPMANAYDQQVIGPAVDGLIYGMKSQGYRWQSSVGITATQILYAQGKVGTGIEIAKAYKRVSEVNLENKKAQVRYDVANAFDQLIYLDSAISIMYASKDMLQENLSFVEQSLKSGLATELDLIRVQLSMDQLNSKIASTEKKRILARNALLNTMGLEWESDVQFQGDLRDPAAGYTYPDTSMANVKKRRRELVMLEETENMKNLNIEIEEGGYKPTVVLLGGIKYANNKNDFFDWDAPKWDKLNKYVALNVTMNLFNGMKTRESVTQAKSSLRSTQIQKETAERGFRMQIESCANTLEDANSQIEIAKRQVDLAQKNYDLTNDAYKLGRETQLNLLTAENSLRTAKLDYMNSIVEWNKAYNALLQATGEY from the coding sequence ATGTCAAGGAATTTCGCCCTTTTATCGGCACTTGCCCTGAGCCTCGCGATACCATCGTGGGCGGGCAAGACGTACACCCGCGAAGAAGCGATCAATATTGCTCTTGAAAAATCTTCGGACGTCAAGTCTGCCGAAGAAGACCTAAAAAGCGCCAGCTCCCAGGTAACCGCCGGCTACGGCAACGCCTACCCCACAATCGACCTGAGTGCAACGGTTACCCGTATTTTTGGCCTTGATGACGTGGAAAAGACCTCCGACCTCGCCGACGCTGCCGCAAACATGGCAGCAGGTACCGACGAGAACGGCAACCCCATGGCAAACGCCTACGACCAGCAGGTTATCGGCCCCGCCGTGGACGGGCTCATTTACGGCATGAAGTCACAGGGCTACCGCTGGCAATCCAGCGTAGGCATCACGGCCACGCAGATTCTCTACGCCCAGGGCAAGGTGGGTACCGGTATCGAGATTGCAAAGGCATACAAGCGCGTAAGCGAAGTGAATCTCGAAAACAAGAAGGCCCAGGTCCGCTACGATGTCGCGAACGCATTTGACCAGCTCATCTATCTCGATTCCGCAATCAGCATCATGTACGCCTCCAAGGACATGCTCCAGGAAAACCTGAGCTTCGTGGAACAGTCCCTCAAGAGCGGGCTCGCCACGGAACTTGACCTCATCCGCGTGCAGCTCTCGATGGACCAGCTGAATTCCAAGATTGCAAGCACCGAAAAGAAGCGCATCCTCGCCCGTAACGCCCTCCTGAACACCATGGGCCTCGAATGGGAAAGCGACGTGCAGTTCCAGGGCGACCTGCGCGACCCCGCGGCAGGCTACACCTACCCCGATACCAGCATGGCGAACGTGAAGAAGCGCCGCAGGGAACTCGTGATGCTCGAAGAAACCGAGAACATGAAGAACCTGAACATCGAAATCGAGGAAGGCGGCTACAAGCCGACAGTCGTGCTCCTTGGCGGCATCAAGTACGCAAACAACAAGAACGACTTCTTCGACTGGGATGCACCCAAGTGGGATAAGCTCAACAAGTACGTGGCACTTAACGTCACGATGAACCTCTTCAACGGCATGAAGACCCGCGAGAGCGTCACGCAGGCCAAATCGAGCCTCCGCAGCACGCAAATCCAGAAGGAAACTGCCGAGCGCGGGTTCCGCATGCAGATTGAATCCTGCGCGAACACGCTCGAGGACGCGAACAGCCAGATTGAAATTGCAAAGCGCCAGGTTGACTTGGCGCAGAAGAACTATGACCTCACGAACGACGCCTACAAGCTCGGGCGCGAAACGCAGCTGAACCTCCTGACGGCAGAAAACAGCCTGCGCACCGCAAAGCTCGACTACATGAATTCCATCGTCGAATGGAACAAGGCATACAACGCCCTCCTGCAGGCCACCGGAGAATATTAA
- the pheT gene encoding phenylalanine--tRNA ligase subunit beta, with product MKVSLNWLRRHVDLPESAEEVAKALTSIGLEVEGMEEPGKVYEKLVVAKVLTCEAHPDSDHLHITTVNDGKETLQVVCGAPNVAAGQTVVLAPIGAELPLPDGGTLKMKKSKIRGVESFGMICAEDEIGLSDDHAGIMVLDDSIPAGTPFVSLGLYDVCFELNVTPNRPDALSHRGVARELAAKFNRPLKPLAYTLNEDAEAASSAISLEVVPGCGCSRYVGRVIKDVKVEKSPAWLAKLLHAVGMNSINNVVDITNFILMDVGQPLHSFDMDQLHGNKIKVRRAVKGEHIETIDHTAHELVENDLVICDGDRPACVAGVMGGVESEIVDTTKNVFLESAWFNPTVVRKQAKRLCISTDSSYRFEREIDFATQDEYSKYACALIQEVAGGRILKGTVEYTGDDHKKECNVVTLRIAQAERVIGMKFDMAQVEKFLTGIALEVVSKTADSITFKIPSFRPDLEREVDLIEEVARLVGFDNIPYTLPSFKMQPNELPPIEVLNRKIRKTLSAMGLLECLSLRFTSKARTEALFGPESDDRRSKPALLLNPLSEELGAVPTSLLPNLLKSVAENEKNRPGSVRLFEVAKGQFKRDRKDVRDPGFDESNLVALTIAGNFDVNPLNDKPAQIDFAAFKGFVQSFLKRVGLVVEFRVPAKPEIFLHPGKQTEILADGVVLGTMGELHPSVMAANDISYTTYVMELDMDKMEHATHKKIVFEAFSRQVPSSRDISLEVAKSMTHEDIVARIKGLNPKNLAKITLKSIYEGDKIEAGKKNMVYSLTYQAMDRTLTDDEVNKAHNKLRDKLVANGDIVLR from the coding sequence ATGAAAGTTTCTTTGAATTGGCTCAGACGTCACGTTGATCTTCCGGAATCTGCGGAAGAAGTTGCAAAGGCCCTCACCTCCATCGGCCTCGAAGTCGAAGGCATGGAAGAACCGGGCAAGGTCTACGAGAAGCTCGTGGTGGCGAAGGTCCTCACCTGTGAAGCTCACCCGGACAGCGACCACCTGCACATCACCACCGTGAACGACGGCAAGGAAACGCTCCAGGTCGTGTGCGGCGCCCCGAACGTAGCCGCAGGCCAGACCGTGGTTCTCGCCCCGATTGGCGCGGAACTCCCGCTTCCCGATGGCGGCACGCTCAAGATGAAGAAGTCCAAGATCCGCGGTGTAGAAAGTTTCGGCATGATCTGCGCCGAAGACGAAATCGGCCTTAGCGACGATCACGCGGGCATCATGGTGCTGGATGACAGCATTCCCGCAGGTACCCCGTTCGTGAGCCTCGGCCTCTACGACGTGTGCTTTGAGTTGAACGTGACCCCGAACCGCCCGGATGCACTCAGCCACCGCGGCGTGGCACGCGAACTCGCAGCGAAGTTCAACCGCCCGCTCAAGCCCCTCGCCTACACCTTGAACGAGGATGCCGAGGCGGCAAGTTCCGCCATCAGCCTCGAAGTGGTGCCCGGCTGCGGTTGCTCCCGCTATGTGGGCCGCGTCATCAAGGACGTGAAGGTCGAAAAGTCCCCGGCATGGCTCGCAAAACTCCTGCACGCCGTGGGCATGAACAGCATCAACAACGTGGTGGACATTACGAACTTCATTCTAATGGACGTGGGCCAGCCGCTCCACAGCTTCGACATGGACCAGCTGCACGGCAACAAGATCAAGGTGCGCCGTGCCGTGAAGGGCGAGCATATTGAAACTATCGACCACACCGCTCACGAACTCGTTGAAAACGACCTCGTGATTTGCGACGGCGACCGTCCGGCCTGCGTTGCCGGCGTGATGGGTGGCGTCGAATCCGAAATTGTCGATACCACCAAGAACGTGTTCCTCGAGAGCGCCTGGTTCAACCCGACGGTGGTCCGCAAGCAGGCAAAGCGCCTCTGCATCTCCACGGACTCCAGCTACCGCTTTGAACGCGAAATCGACTTCGCGACCCAAGACGAATACAGCAAGTACGCCTGCGCACTCATCCAGGAAGTGGCCGGCGGCCGTATTCTCAAGGGCACTGTCGAATACACCGGCGACGACCACAAGAAGGAATGCAACGTGGTCACGCTCCGCATTGCGCAGGCCGAACGTGTTATCGGCATGAAGTTCGACATGGCCCAGGTGGAAAAGTTCCTCACTGGCATCGCCCTCGAAGTCGTTTCCAAGACGGCAGACTCCATCACGTTCAAGATTCCGAGCTTCCGCCCCGACCTCGAACGCGAAGTGGACCTCATCGAAGAAGTCGCCCGCCTCGTCGGGTTCGACAACATCCCGTACACGCTGCCCTCCTTCAAAATGCAGCCGAACGAGCTTCCGCCGATTGAAGTTTTGAACCGCAAGATCCGCAAGACGCTCTCCGCTATGGGTCTGCTCGAATGCCTGAGCCTGCGCTTCACGAGCAAGGCACGCACCGAGGCCCTCTTCGGCCCCGAAAGCGACGACCGCCGCAGCAAGCCCGCACTGCTCCTGAACCCGCTTTCCGAAGAGCTGGGCGCCGTGCCCACGAGCCTTCTCCCCAACCTTCTCAAGAGCGTTGCCGAGAACGAGAAGAACCGTCCGGGTTCCGTGCGCCTGTTCGAAGTGGCCAAGGGCCAGTTCAAGCGCGACCGCAAGGACGTGCGCGACCCGGGCTTCGACGAATCGAACCTCGTCGCCCTCACGATTGCAGGCAACTTCGACGTGAACCCGCTCAACGACAAGCCCGCCCAGATTGACTTTGCCGCGTTCAAGGGATTCGTGCAGAGCTTCCTCAAGCGCGTGGGTCTCGTGGTTGAATTCCGCGTGCCGGCCAAGCCTGAAATTTTCCTGCACCCGGGCAAGCAGACCGAAATCCTCGCCGACGGCGTGGTGCTCGGCACCATGGGCGAACTCCACCCCTCTGTGATGGCCGCGAACGACATCAGCTACACCACCTACGTGATGGAACTCGACATGGACAAGATGGAACACGCCACCCACAAGAAGATCGTGTTCGAAGCCTTCAGCCGCCAGGTGCCGTCTAGCCGCGACATCTCGCTGGAAGTGGCGAAATCCATGACCCACGAGGACATCGTCGCCCGCATCAAGGGGCTCAACCCCAAGAACCTCGCGAAGATTACCCTCAAGAGCATCTACGAAGGTGACAAGATCGAAGCCGGCAAGAAGAACATGGTCTACAGCCTCACCTACCAGGCCATGGACCGCACACTTACCGACGACGAAGTCAACAAGGCGCACAACAAGCTGCGTGACAAGCTCGTCGCGAACGGCGACATCGTACTCCGCTAA
- the dnaX gene encoding DNA polymerase III subunit gamma/tau → MAYVAMARKWRPQSFDDMVGQEHIAQTLKNAIEGGRLHHAFLFTGTRGVGKTTSARILARTLNCTGGDPLHPCGKCESCKDIAGGNPMDIYEIDAASNTGVDNIRDVIDRVQYPPVIGKYKIFIIDEVHMLSPGAFNALLKTLEEPPPHVIFIFATTEVNKLLPTILSRVQRFDFKRLTINQIASRLRYICEQEHINASDETLNIFAEKADGSMRDGLTFFDQAYAFTGSEMDADSVRSVLGIPPTELFFELIQAIENHDLKGCFQMVDKAVNRGIEFAPLLDGFGKFLRNLIYSRLDAFTPDELNISAELYEKFKETAKGLSNGDLLRISKMLIDLQAQIRYSTNPRLLVETTFARMAWLDRLTDLRRALAAINDPKSAADEATKKKVGKILEVLPQEEESVSNETFPESPAPYTRYEITNAWPSISASLANCGDLQFSAAVNGSVLESGDQKLTPFPLFLTYVCENEQSVPWGYQQIQEQPEYLARLKTILQDKLQTQVDLRLRLRTFTNEELIARANAQKNPFERDMDKDELLRKMVEIFGGQYLNSKQLNKQVDLPTSESCEEVTDN, encoded by the coding sequence ATGGCATACGTAGCAATGGCCCGCAAGTGGCGCCCGCAGTCCTTTGACGACATGGTCGGGCAGGAACATATCGCACAGACCCTCAAGAACGCAATCGAAGGGGGCCGTCTCCACCACGCATTCCTGTTTACCGGGACCCGTGGCGTAGGCAAGACCACCAGTGCCAGAATCCTCGCCCGCACGCTCAACTGCACCGGCGGCGACCCGCTGCACCCCTGCGGAAAGTGCGAAAGTTGCAAGGATATCGCGGGCGGCAACCCGATGGATATCTACGAAATAGACGCTGCCTCCAACACCGGCGTCGACAATATCCGCGACGTGATTGACCGCGTGCAGTACCCGCCCGTTATAGGCAAGTACAAGATTTTCATCATCGACGAAGTCCACATGCTGTCTCCGGGTGCGTTCAACGCGCTCCTGAAGACCCTCGAGGAACCCCCTCCGCACGTGATTTTCATCTTCGCGACCACCGAAGTGAACAAGCTGCTGCCGACCATCCTTTCGCGCGTGCAGCGTTTCGACTTCAAGCGCCTGACCATCAACCAGATTGCCTCGCGCCTGCGCTACATCTGCGAGCAGGAACACATCAACGCCTCCGACGAAACCCTCAATATTTTCGCCGAGAAGGCGGATGGCTCCATGCGCGACGGCCTTACCTTCTTTGACCAGGCATACGCGTTTACCGGCAGCGAGATGGACGCCGATTCCGTGCGCTCCGTGCTCGGCATTCCGCCTACGGAACTGTTCTTCGAGCTCATCCAGGCCATCGAGAACCACGACCTCAAGGGTTGCTTCCAGATGGTCGACAAGGCCGTCAACCGCGGTATCGAGTTTGCCCCCCTCCTCGACGGGTTCGGCAAGTTCCTGCGCAACCTCATCTACAGCAGGCTCGACGCCTTCACGCCCGACGAACTGAACATTTCGGCGGAACTCTACGAGAAATTCAAGGAAACCGCAAAGGGCCTCTCGAACGGCGACCTGCTGCGCATATCCAAGATGCTTATCGACCTGCAGGCGCAAATCCGCTACAGCACGAACCCGCGCCTCCTGGTAGAAACGACTTTCGCTCGCATGGCATGGCTAGACCGGCTGACCGATCTACGACGCGCACTAGCCGCCATAAACGACCCCAAATCCGCCGCCGACGAGGCGACAAAAAAAAAAGTAGGTAAAATCCTCGAGGTACTCCCCCAAGAGGAGGAATCCGTCTCAAACGAGACGTTCCCCGAATCGCCCGCTCCGTACACGCGGTACGAGATTACCAACGCATGGCCCTCCATATCGGCATCGCTCGCGAACTGCGGCGACCTGCAGTTCTCTGCCGCCGTAAACGGTTCCGTTCTTGAATCGGGCGACCAGAAGCTGACCCCGTTCCCGCTGTTCCTTACCTACGTATGCGAAAACGAGCAGAGCGTTCCCTGGGGCTACCAGCAAATACAGGAACAGCCGGAATACCTCGCGCGCCTAAAGACTATCCTCCAGGACAAACTCCAGACCCAGGTCGATCTTAGGCTTCGGCTCAGGACTTTTACCAACGAAGAACTCATCGCCCGCGCAAACGCGCAGAAAAACCCCTTTGAGCGAGACATGGATAAGGACGAACTTCTCAGGAAGATGGTCGAAATCTTCGGCGGACAATATTTAAATTCTAAACAGTTAAACAAGCAGGTTGACCTCCCGACAAGCGAGTCGTGTGAAGAGGTCACCGACAACTAG
- a CDS encoding YbaB/EbfC family nucleoid-associated protein, whose translation MDMNKMLRDLQKMQSKMLRAQNDLKTQSFDAEAGGGMVKVAINGQGILTMIKINPDAVDKDDVEALEDLVMAAINAAIKKKDEAAQSSLNDITGGMKIPGLM comes from the coding sequence ATGGACATGAACAAGATGCTCCGGGACCTCCAGAAAATGCAGAGCAAGATGCTCAGGGCCCAGAACGACCTTAAGACGCAGAGTTTTGACGCCGAGGCGGGCGGCGGCATGGTAAAGGTGGCCATCAACGGCCAGGGAATCCTCACCATGATAAAGATCAACCCCGATGCAGTCGACAAGGACGACGTGGAAGCCCTCGAAGACCTCGTCATGGCTGCCATCAACGCAGCAATCAAGAAGAAGGACGAAGCGGCCCAGTCGAGCCTCAACGACATCACCGGCGGCATGAAAATCCCCGGCCTGATGTAA